In one window of Frigoriglobus tundricola DNA:
- a CDS encoding transthyretin-like family protein, giving the protein MLRLRSAVRGVARLSLGVVLVLGGCSHSASYTQNESVEGTVTLDGVPVANAVVQFVPDIDPKVQAPSSSGYTDEKGHFKLTCDNTKPGAVVGKHNVVVLPGRSGGGADDEEAKAAPRAKVAPVPNVYSLASTTPLKIEVTVENHSYDLALTKRGQ; this is encoded by the coding sequence ATGTTACGTCTCCGGAGCGCGGTGCGCGGGGTGGCCCGGTTGAGTCTGGGTGTCGTCCTCGTCCTGGGGGGGTGCTCCCACTCAGCGAGTTACACACAGAACGAATCGGTCGAAGGGACGGTCACCCTGGACGGCGTCCCGGTCGCGAACGCCGTGGTCCAGTTCGTGCCCGACATCGACCCGAAGGTACAGGCCCCGAGTTCGAGCGGGTACACCGACGAGAAGGGGCACTTCAAGCTGACGTGCGACAACACGAAGCCGGGAGCCGTCGTCGGGAAGCACAACGTGGTCGTGTTACCCGGGCGCAGCGGCGGCGGGGCGGACGACGAGGAGGCGAAGGCCGCCCCGCGGGCCAAGGTCGCTCCCGTCCCGAACGTTTACTCGCTCGCGTCCACAACCCCGCTGAAGATCGAAGTCACGGTCGAGAATCACTCCTACGATCTGGCGCTGACAAAGCGGGGGCAATAA
- a CDS encoding DUF1501 domain-containing protein, with product MLTLRDRTRRDFLRAGALGFGGLTLPDLLRLRAAQGEPARTPRAVIMICLAGGPSHLETYDMKPDAPAGYRGEFNPIRTNLPGFDVCEHMPLQAKIADKLALVRTVQFVEPMQHELEEVYTGFPKAQHRPSFGAVVSKFRGGDPRLPGYVSLEYGTTTTSYESPQYLGATHRPLQLAGTEGVRTLSLHRDVSPAKLDDRRDLLKAFDTMRRTADARREGADMDAYTARALDIITSPKAREAFDLTKEPVKVRAKYGENRYEKYVYVGTKPDSQWDGHQFLLARRLVEAGVPVVTLRAGLWDHHGNVVSGAGGTIFSGMKTMLPLLDRGIHALVTDLHERGLDKEVLVLVWGEFGRTPKISQNGRDHWPETGFALFAGAVRAGQVVGQTDSRGERPKTRAVTAQNVLGTVYHALGIDWKQKVPDFTGRPIQLLDDGEPIAELVS from the coding sequence GTGCTCACACTCCGGGACCGCACACGCCGCGACTTCCTCCGGGCCGGCGCGCTCGGGTTCGGGGGCCTGACGCTGCCGGACCTGCTGCGCTTGCGCGCCGCACAGGGGGAACCGGCCCGGACCCCGCGGGCGGTCATCATGATCTGTCTCGCCGGCGGCCCGTCGCACCTGGAAACGTACGACATGAAGCCGGACGCCCCGGCCGGCTACCGCGGCGAGTTCAACCCGATCCGGACGAACCTGCCCGGCTTCGACGTCTGCGAGCACATGCCGCTCCAGGCGAAGATCGCCGACAAGCTCGCGCTGGTCCGCACGGTGCAGTTCGTGGAACCGATGCAGCACGAGCTGGAAGAGGTGTACACCGGTTTCCCGAAGGCGCAGCACCGGCCGTCGTTCGGCGCGGTGGTGAGCAAGTTCCGCGGCGGCGACCCGAGGCTGCCGGGGTACGTGAGCCTGGAGTACGGCACCACCACCACGAGCTACGAGAGCCCCCAGTACCTCGGCGCCACGCACCGGCCCCTCCAGCTCGCCGGCACCGAGGGCGTGCGGACCCTGAGCCTGCACCGCGACGTTTCCCCGGCGAAGCTCGACGACCGCCGCGATCTGCTCAAAGCGTTCGACACCATGCGCCGCACCGCGGACGCGCGGCGCGAGGGCGCCGACATGGACGCCTACACGGCGCGGGCGCTGGACATCATCACGTCCCCGAAGGCCCGCGAGGCGTTCGATCTGACGAAAGAGCCGGTCAAGGTGCGGGCGAAGTACGGCGAGAACCGGTACGAGAAGTACGTCTACGTCGGCACCAAGCCGGACTCGCAGTGGGACGGGCACCAGTTCCTCTTGGCCCGGCGGTTGGTCGAGGCCGGGGTGCCGGTGGTGACGCTCCGCGCCGGCCTGTGGGACCACCACGGGAACGTGGTGAGCGGCGCCGGCGGCACGATCTTCAGCGGCATGAAGACGATGCTCCCGCTGCTCGACCGCGGCATCCACGCGCTCGTCACCGACCTGCACGAGCGCGGGCTCGATAAAGAGGTGCTCGTGCTGGTGTGGGGCGAGTTCGGCCGCACGCCGAAGATCTCGCAGAACGGCCGCGACCACTGGCCGGAGACCGGTTTCGCACTGTTCGCGGGCGCGGTCCGGGCGGGCCAGGTGGTGGGCCAGACGGACAGCCGCGGCGAGCGCCCGAAGACGCGGGCGGTGACCGCCCAGAACGTGTTGGGCACGGTGTACCACGCGCTCGGCATCGACTGGAAGCAGAAGGTGCCCGACTTCACCGGCCGCCCGATCCAGCTCCTCGACGACGGCGAGCCGATCGCGGAACTGGTGAGCTGA
- a CDS encoding DUF4058 family protein yields the protein MHDWTRVDPNDYHDFHFAWIAAIRQALNTGRLPDGYFAMAEHTTPPYVPDVLTLTLPTPDGAPAVEDEPTNEHGGVATLAPPVTRVASTEHGKKRKPAGRRRVAVRHVRNRRLVAVIEIVSPSNKASKAEFADLRDKSVELLRAGVHVLLIDPFPPTPRDPKGLHDAVWRALTGKRFDPPADKPLTLAAYAAVGGNTFSAFVEPLAVGDRLADMPVFLTPQAHVAAPLEETYQSAWAGFPVPLRPLLG from the coding sequence ATGCACGACTGGACACGGGTCGATCCGAACGACTACCACGATTTCCACTTCGCGTGGATCGCCGCAATCCGCCAGGCGCTGAACACGGGGCGCTTGCCAGACGGCTACTTCGCGATGGCGGAACACACGACCCCGCCGTATGTTCCCGACGTGTTGACACTCACGCTACCCACTCCGGATGGCGCACCCGCGGTCGAGGACGAGCCCACGAACGAGCACGGCGGCGTTGCCACTCTGGCCCCGCCGGTGACGCGGGTCGCCAGTACCGAACACGGCAAGAAGCGAAAGCCCGCCGGCCGGAGGCGCGTCGCGGTCCGACACGTCCGGAACCGGCGATTGGTCGCCGTCATCGAGATCGTGTCACCGAGTAACAAGGCGTCGAAGGCGGAGTTCGCCGACCTGCGCGACAAGAGCGTCGAACTGCTCCGCGCGGGTGTGCATGTGCTGCTCATCGACCCGTTCCCGCCGACGCCCCGCGATCCGAAAGGGCTCCACGACGCCGTTTGGCGCGCGCTCACCGGTAAACGGTTCGATCCGCCGGCGGACAAGCCGCTCACGCTCGCCGCTTACGCCGCCGTCGGCGGGAACACCTTCTCGGCGTTCGTGGAGCCGCTCGCGGTCGGCGACCGGTTGGCCGACATGCCGGTGTTCCTCACGCCCCAAGCGCACGTCGCCGCCCCGCTGGAAGAAACCTACCAGTCCGCATGGGCGGGGTTCCCGGTGCCGCTCCGACCGTTACTGGGGTGA